tattttcaccatgacgcgcgcgaacgcggagcctgattcttcccctacgacccccaagtccaactacaaagccttctacccctgggcccccgacgagctcctgagtgaatgcaccagcctgacttccttccaggacctggaagctcaccggggggatccccatttgtacaactttaacgccttctgccgcacacacgacgcccacatatccgtccgtcccggcaggcctggggaacctgtttgtttggacgacaaacctagaaaggggaaacccttcttcttcatgtaccagaccgtgttcaagcgcgtaggagtgcgtctcccgttcactcccttcgaacgggagcttcttactgaaatcaacactgcccccgcccagcttcatcccaatagctgggcattcgtgaggggctttcaaattctttgtggacacCTGGGCATTCCCCCTTCtgtagatgtcttcctgcatttctttgaggtgaaaaagcaggggaagagcttctgggtaagcttttccgggatcgcaggcaggatcctcctctccctcttccaaaattcgTACAAGaattggaaagggaagttcttcagggtgtgcagtgccaagcacgatcccacggctttggatggcttccccctttactggacggagcgccctaaactgctcagggccaaaaccctggaagagctatctcccgccgatagggaggtaagcaaagccttggcggggttggggatcgtctttgataccttgaagctggtcgctagcgagtacaatgctcacgccctgaccacctattttggtaaggggctctcccctcatcttTCTTGCTGTGAACAGCCTGCTATCGAGTGTTTGTTCCCCCATACTATTATGCTCGTTTTACACtgtgccatgttacttgcatttcacgtctcttcatgtattgtgaattcGCATAGCTGCTTTAGTACTAATTCTTGCTGcttggcctgtcttgatgtaggatcggtgatgggcgcttccaagagaatgatgctggcgaaggcaatgaaggaggcacgcGCCGCCAAGGCGGGTGCCTCCTTCACCCCTGCTGCCGATCCGGTTCCCCCACCGACtctgtcaccgccacctccagtCACTGCTGAAGCTCCCTCTAACCCATCTCCGTCATCTCCACCTGGCCCCGAAGCGCTTCCAACTCCCAACTCTCCTCCGcctatcgccgccgttcccctagccgcggcctcgtcaccggctccaaccccccttgacaaagggaaacgggttttggagattttatcagatgatgaggactcgaAAGGCGTGGCCcccttcagaagaagaaaatctgcgcgggttcctctttcggtagaggcgtcgccccagggagggaaccccttcatggacaACCCCCCAAGTGCGACCTCACTCCCCCCGtgacactccaagaggaaaggggcgaaggcgccgaatctgccccgcctccgccgccgacAGAAGCCATTGCTTCCCCTGcttccgtcgctgccgcccctgatttcatcgccat
The sequence above is a segment of the Phaseolus vulgaris cultivar G19833 chromosome 2, P. vulgaris v2.0, whole genome shotgun sequence genome. Coding sequences within it:
- the LOC137809100 gene encoding uclacyanin-3-like; its protein translation is MGASKRMMLAKAMKEARAAKAGASFTPAADPVPPPTLSPPPPVTAEAPSNPSPSSPPGPEALPTPNSPPPIAAVPLAAASSPAPTPLDKGKRVLEILSDDEDSKGVAPFRRRKSARVPLSVEASPQGGNPFMDNPPSATSLPP